The following coding sequences lie in one Rutidosis leptorrhynchoides isolate AG116_Rl617_1_P2 chromosome 4, CSIRO_AGI_Rlap_v1, whole genome shotgun sequence genomic window:
- the LOC139840108 gene encoding PRA1 family protein B4-like translates to MSSSQPAILPISNQQVDVPATTPAFRAFINNITENVRSGLSSRRPWSELVDRSAFSKPDSITDAAGRIRKNYSYFRVNYITVVAAVLGFSLLTNPFSLITLVGLLAAWLFLYLFRPSDPPLVILGRTFSERETLGLLIVSSIVVIFLTSVGSVLISALLLGTALVSAHGAFRTPEDLFLDEQEPGASTGFLSFLSGAASNAAASAAPAVAARV, encoded by the coding sequence ATGAGTTCATCACAACCTGCAATCCTTCCGATCTCAAATCAACAAGTCGACGTTCCAGCAACAACCCCTGCGTTTCGTGCCTTCATCAACAACATAACCGAAAACGTCAGATCTGGACTCTCTAGTCGCCGTCCATGGTCCGAACTCGTCGATCGTTCTGCCTTCTCCAAGCCGGACTCCATAACCGATGCAGCCGGCCGGATCCGGAAAAATTACTCCTACTTCCGAGTCAACTACATCACCGTCGTGGCCGCCGTTCTCGGTTTCTCACTTTTGACGAATCCGTTCTCTCTGATAACGCTCGTCGGACTCTTAGCGGCGTGGTTGTTCCTGTACCTGTTCCGTCCTTCAGATCCGCCGTTGGTGATATTAGGCCGTACTTTTTCAGAACGTGAAACCCTAGGTCTGTTGATTGTATCGAGCATTGTTGTGATATTTCTAACAAGTGTTGGATCTGTGTTGATATCTGCGTTGCTTCTTGGAACGGCTCTTGTATCCGCACATGGTGCTTTTAGGACTCCAGAAGATCTGTTCCTTGATGAACAAGAGCCAGGTGCTTCAACTGGTTTCCTTTCGTTCCTTAGTGGTGCCGCCTCAAATGCAGCTGCTTCTGCTGCACCAGCTGTTGCAGCTCGCGTCTAA